The following are from one region of the Chloroherpetonaceae bacterium genome:
- a CDS encoding TonB-dependent receptor yields the protein MFIKSTITHPFRKKTLGRIRLLGICISLFLTLIFSGLVFEVEAQQAGKATVKGKVTDAKTKEELTGATVKLKGTYYGASAGIDGSYTIRNVSPGEYTIEVSLVGYTPVQKTGVKLKADEAFVFDIALKEASVTTEEVVVLGERPLLDIEQASTSRVVRKDFIESSAARDVKQLAATQVGVTQTPFGLFIRGGRSYETGFVVDGISAQDPLAGTGFGLDLSSKAMKEMEVITGGGGAEYGEAPAGVVAIKLEEGTNTFKASFEHRRDNVILANFDNPVPPNNFNRTQFGWNTSAFETVFSGPIVEDKLFFFTSLSANFSDEFMQNPSSQLKSSLVTSDFWMPFNDNRWSGLLKMTWKATAEDKLTFTASRSLNVNQNTQMLQITGNDLQLAPGYQYRFLLNPQNANTYTHDTQLFALQWGHAFSPYTVLNVSFSRLFVRLRADAGGRPWRPDFINEELDPQSLIRDIEYFNPQDSVIYVLPPDGFVNSGISTLWHDHHAEDYTLKAELFYNSTDQINRFTFGFEHKFNDYQWVDIVSPWVGAPLAPGEPSRSLGASSDIWAVQPMQGAFYLSDKISYKGLIATVGLRLQYWFPGKFLDDAVADPNSPVPDGFREEYYKVTGSLFGSRYQLRLLPKFNVSFPVSDNQVLYLNYSHSSRLPHPRFVYRGLDSRFINNSIGEPIGNPALQPETTVSYELGLKNQFSADDILTLTAFYNDRFDFIFPRVIAYTDKRTGNTSQRSIQVNQDYARTRGFEVSYQKRIGQWFNGSISFAYQIATGKSNSAEEGVAQIIAQGDDRDDREFPLAWDRPFDIKASALFMHRDTEGLFGIDALNYLKFFISAQYSSGLRYTPHQFVGYLDNNPNGRPLYEPDPTQPNGAVGSPWFWVDMNLEKEIPMGSLKGRLMLQIKNALNNRNSAIVNPVTGRAYEFGDPLPRTVRDPAYPDVQDRGVLPFNPARYLAPTQIIFGFAVDI from the coding sequence ATGTTTATAAAATCTACCATCACTCACCCGTTTAGGAAAAAGACACTTGGCAGGATTCGATTGCTTGGCATTTGTATTTCTTTATTCTTGACGCTCATTTTCTCGGGGTTAGTTTTTGAAGTTGAGGCGCAGCAAGCTGGGAAAGCAACGGTCAAAGGGAAAGTGACTGATGCAAAGACCAAGGAAGAACTCACCGGCGCAACGGTCAAATTGAAAGGCACATACTACGGAGCGAGCGCCGGAATTGATGGGTCATATACAATTCGAAATGTTTCTCCGGGTGAATACACCATTGAAGTTTCGCTTGTCGGTTACACGCCGGTGCAAAAAACGGGTGTAAAACTTAAAGCGGATGAAGCCTTCGTTTTTGATATTGCCCTAAAAGAAGCCTCGGTTACAACCGAAGAAGTTGTTGTGCTGGGTGAGCGTCCACTTTTGGATATTGAGCAAGCGAGCACGTCACGGGTTGTTCGAAAAGATTTCATTGAATCCTCTGCCGCACGTGATGTGAAGCAATTGGCAGCGACGCAGGTCGGCGTTACGCAGACGCCTTTCGGATTGTTTATTCGAGGAGGAAGAAGTTATGAAACCGGCTTTGTAGTGGATGGGATTTCAGCGCAAGACCCGCTTGCCGGTACGGGCTTTGGCCTTGACCTCAGCTCAAAGGCAATGAAAGAGATGGAAGTCATCACGGGCGGTGGCGGCGCGGAATATGGCGAAGCGCCGGCAGGCGTGGTTGCAATTAAACTTGAGGAAGGGACAAATACCTTTAAGGCCTCATTTGAACACCGAAGAGATAATGTCATTTTAGCCAATTTCGATAATCCCGTTCCGCCCAATAATTTTAACCGCACACAGTTTGGCTGGAATACCAGTGCATTTGAAACGGTCTTTTCCGGCCCGATTGTAGAGGATAAACTCTTCTTCTTTACTTCCCTTTCGGCCAATTTCTCAGATGAATTTATGCAAAACCCTTCCTCTCAATTGAAGTCTTCACTTGTAACCTCAGACTTTTGGATGCCCTTTAACGATAACCGCTGGTCGGGGCTTTTGAAAATGACTTGGAAAGCAACGGCGGAAGATAAGCTAACCTTCACGGCATCGCGCTCGCTCAATGTGAATCAGAATACGCAAATGTTGCAAATCACGGGCAACGACCTTCAGCTTGCCCCCGGTTATCAGTACCGATTTCTTTTGAACCCACAAAATGCTAATACCTACACGCACGATACGCAGCTATTTGCCTTGCAATGGGGTCATGCCTTTTCGCCTTATACAGTTTTGAATGTTTCATTTTCGCGGCTCTTTGTGCGGCTTCGTGCCGATGCGGGAGGGCGGCCGTGGCGACCTGATTTCATTAACGAAGAGCTCGACCCACAAAGCTTGATTCGCGATATTGAATACTTCAATCCTCAAGATTCGGTCATTTATGTACTTCCACCCGATGGCTTTGTCAATTCAGGGATTTCTACCCTTTGGCATGATCACCACGCGGAAGATTACACTTTGAAAGCAGAACTTTTCTATAATTCAACCGATCAAATTAACCGATTTACCTTCGGATTTGAGCATAAGTTTAACGATTATCAATGGGTGGATATCGTATCCCCGTGGGTTGGCGCTCCTCTTGCACCGGGCGAGCCATCGCGCAGTTTGGGTGCTTCGAGCGACATTTGGGCGGTGCAGCCAATGCAAGGGGCTTTTTATCTTAGTGATAAAATCTCATACAAAGGCTTGATTGCTACGGTTGGTCTTCGATTGCAATATTGGTTTCCGGGCAAATTTTTGGATGACGCTGTAGCAGACCCCAATTCACCCGTTCCGGATGGTTTCCGCGAAGAATACTACAAAGTGACGGGAAGTTTATTTGGAAGCCGTTATCAACTCCGCTTGCTTCCGAAGTTTAATGTCTCCTTCCCAGTTTCAGATAATCAGGTTCTCTACTTAAACTATTCGCACTCATCGCGCTTACCACATCCTCGCTTCGTTTACCGAGGTCTTGATTCCCGCTTTATCAATAACTCGATTGGCGAGCCAATTGGGAATCCTGCACTTCAACCGGAAACGACAGTCTCTTATGAGCTTGGATTAAAGAATCAATTTTCCGCCGATGATATTCTAACGCTCACGGCATTTTATAATGATCGCTTTGACTTCATTTTCCCACGCGTGATAGCTTACACCGATAAGCGTACAGGAAATACCTCGCAACGCTCGATTCAAGTAAACCAAGACTACGCAAGAACCCGTGGATTTGAAGTTTCCTATCAAAAACGCATCGGGCAATGGTTTAATGGCTCCATCTCCTTTGCCTATCAAATTGCAACAGGGAAAAGTAACTCTGCCGAAGAAGGTGTGGCTCAAATTATCGCTCAAGGCGACGACCGCGACGATCGTGAATTTCCATTGGCGTGGGATCGCCCGTTTGATATTAAAGCGAGCGCACTCTTTATGCATCGCGATACCGAAGGCCTTTTTGGAATTGATGCACTTAATTATCTGAAGTTTTTTATCTCGGCGCAATACTCCTCCGGACTCCGCTACACCCCGCATCAATTTGTTGGATATTTGGATAACAATCCAAATGGAAGGCCACTTTATGAACCGGATCCAACACAGCCCAATGGTGCTGTGGGTTCGCCGTGGTTTTGGGTGGATATGAATTTGGAAAAAGAAATTCCAATGGGTTCGTTGAAAGGACGATTAATGCTTCAAATCAAAAATGCTTTGAACAATCGGAATTCTGCAATCGTCAATCCAGTGACAGGCCGTGCCTATGAATTCGGCGACCCCTTGCCACGCACCGTTCGCGACCCCGCTTACCCCGATGTTCAAGACCGCGGCGTTTTGCCCTTCAACCCGGCGCGTTACTTAGCACCGACTCAAATCATTTTCGGCTTTGCCGTTGACATTTAA
- a CDS encoding PorV/PorQ family protein, which yields MNRLKMPIQFAKVSLRQVFFLALTFAALNLPISLSSQTLFPDLGGQRVGISGFQFLKIPVSARSAALGETGITVINDATSIYVNPALAVEGNALDMSFTYATWFAELSHASASGIYKLGENDAIGVGFIALTSPDMDVTTVVNPDGTGEKFAYGDFVGSLTYSRRMTEQFSFGVTAKFVQQSIGSVSLSAALFDLGVCYRLDIMGIRLAAALQNFGGTSRSMGSANVFGVGEVSEFIGVNPPSLFRLGISAVPISDEMQSLAIYTQINSPNDNATTLGLGVEYLWNNLLALRAGYTFGKDEQTIPDFGLGLRSDLSFGKFQLDYAFVNFQTLGATHRFTLSFGDFKF from the coding sequence ATGAATCGCCTGAAAATGCCAATTCAATTCGCAAAAGTATCGCTAAGGCAAGTTTTCTTTCTTGCACTCACTTTTGCTGCTTTGAATCTGCCGATATCTCTTTCCTCACAAACCCTTTTTCCGGATTTGGGTGGGCAACGCGTTGGAATATCAGGGTTTCAATTTTTAAAAATTCCTGTCAGTGCACGTTCTGCCGCGCTCGGTGAAACCGGGATTACCGTCATCAACGACGCCACTTCGATTTATGTCAATCCCGCGCTTGCCGTAGAAGGGAATGCACTGGATATGAGTTTTACTTATGCCACTTGGTTTGCTGAGCTTTCTCATGCCTCTGCCAGCGGCATTTATAAACTTGGAGAAAATGACGCTATCGGCGTGGGTTTTATAGCGCTCACATCACCCGATATGGATGTCACAACCGTTGTCAATCCCGATGGAACGGGCGAAAAATTTGCATACGGCGATTTTGTTGGCTCGCTTACCTATTCACGGCGAATGACGGAGCAATTTAGCTTTGGGGTTACGGCAAAGTTTGTGCAGCAGTCGATTGGCAGCGTGAGCCTTTCGGCGGCGCTTTTTGATCTCGGGGTTTGTTACCGCTTGGATATTATGGGCATTCGACTTGCGGCAGCCTTGCAAAATTTTGGAGGAACAAGCCGCTCAATGGGCTCAGCCAATGTTTTTGGCGTTGGGGAAGTCAGTGAATTCATTGGGGTAAATCCGCCATCTCTTTTTCGCTTGGGAATTTCAGCTGTTCCCATTTCCGACGAGATGCAGTCGCTTGCGATTTATACCCAAATCAATAGCCCAAACGATAATGCCACAACATTGGGCTTGGGTGTAGAATATTTGTGGAATAATCTTCTCGCACTTCGAGCGGGATACACATTTGGAAAAGACGAACAAACGATTCCCGATTTCGGGCTTGGCTTACGCTCCGACCTTAGTTTTGGTAAATTTCAATTGGATTACGCCTTTGTCAATTTTCAAACTTTAGGCGCAACACATCGCTTCACACTCTCCTTTGGCGATTTCAAATTTTAG
- a CDS encoding MOSC N-terminal beta barrel domain-containing protein: MFVPEVTHIFIYPFKSLDGIAVQDAVLLENGALQHDRRFALIDDDGNYINGKRNPRVHLIRASFNLENEIISLSAAGFSPESFEFNDPQLLTYFCDFFEQNVSIQENKIAGFPDDTSAPGFTLASTPSLVKMKTWFPELSLENLRRRFRHNIEISAPYSFWEDSLLGESELESRFHIGENAFLATGACSRCVVPTRDPETAELYPRFQKEFSLQREMDIHAETALSHFKHFYKFSINTKSLMLKSNRIQLGESVTKS; the protein is encoded by the coding sequence ATGTTCGTACCTGAAGTAACCCATATCTTCATTTACCCCTTCAAATCGCTTGATGGCATTGCAGTTCAAGACGCCGTGCTTTTAGAAAATGGCGCGCTTCAACACGACCGGAGGTTTGCCTTAATTGATGACGATGGAAACTATATTAATGGCAAACGAAATCCTCGCGTGCATTTGATTCGTGCCTCATTTAATTTGGAAAATGAAATCATCTCTTTAAGTGCCGCAGGTTTTTCGCCTGAAAGCTTTGAATTCAACGACCCTCAATTACTCACCTATTTCTGCGACTTCTTTGAACAAAACGTATCGATTCAAGAAAATAAAATCGCCGGATTCCCTGATGATACTTCAGCGCCCGGCTTTACACTTGCCTCAACACCTTCGTTAGTTAAAATGAAAACGTGGTTTCCGGAGCTTTCGCTTGAAAATTTGAGAAGGCGATTCCGGCATAATATTGAAATCTCGGCGCCATATTCGTTTTGGGAAGATTCACTTTTAGGAGAAAGCGAACTCGAGAGCCGCTTTCACATTGGTGAGAATGCATTTCTCGCTACAGGCGCTTGTTCGCGTTGCGTTGTTCCGACGCGGGACCCCGAAACCGCCGAGCTTTACCCGCGATTTCAAAAGGAGTTTTCACTTCAACGCGAAATGGATATTCACGCTGAAACAGCGCTTTCGCATTTCAAGCACTTTTATAAATTCAGCATCAATACCAAGAGCCTTATGCTCAAATCCAATCGGATTCAACTTGGAGAGAGCGTGACAAAATCGTAA